The Haliaeetus albicilla chromosome 9, bHalAlb1.1, whole genome shotgun sequence genomic sequence CCCCTCTGAAGGACAAGATCAAACACAAACCATTTCTCACATCACCACATTAAAAGCATCTATTGTTTGCATACAAATAGCTTgtttagaaaatgagaaaatattctgCCCATCATTATCTCAATATGACAAAGGAAACTCTTGATTCCAGGCAatgctaatttttaaatattcctaAATATGTATGTAGAGAGATGATGGGGAAAAGCACTATCATCAAAAGATCTAGTAATACAGGCTCAGTCTATTGCAATAACcagcttttatttcttacatatgaaaacataacaaaaagaaatccaggAGACGTGTAAATTTTCCCTATCCACTTTGATATGAGACCTTATTTTCAATCTGACTCCGTTCCAGTGAAATACAGTGGGCTTCACTAGATCGCAGTGATAGCTGTTGGGTAACAGACATGAATCAAAATCCATGATTTGGATTGAAGATAGGCCTTTTAAACTAAAATCAATCTACCAGAATAATTCTTATTGTGTAATCGCTTTCAGTATTCCCCGGAGAACTTTGTAACTCATTAATTGTTGGCTTTCTTTGGGAGGAAAGCAGGGTCCACGTTCTGTCACGTATGCGTAAGGAAATCTAAGCACCCACAGTCCATCAGGTGGAAGGGTTATTTCCTGCTTCTCAGGGTAAAATACAGGACAAGGTGGTGGTCCTGGCTGaacctgaaaacaaaaggagTACATGATCAAACatcattagaataaaaaaaacaaaacaaaaccaaaccacaacaaCACCCAAAACTTAAAAGCCAGCTGAATCCAAGAAAGTCTCTTAAGTCTTGCCTACAACCTGGTTCTCATCCACTTGAGCACATTCCAGGAAACCACTGTGCCATTATTGTGAGACATCCATAAATTTCCAATTTTATCGCAGCAAAGGTGCCGAATTTAAGGCTGCAGATTAGGTCCTACCAAAGAGATCCACAATACAAATACAAGCCATTCCCCTCTCGGGCAGTAGTAAACGCTGCGGTAACAGCGGATTTCAACACTGTAGCACAGCTACCTCACTCTAAACAAACTTGAGTTTTCAAGGATTTCAGCAACGTTTAATAGGGCTCTTGCACAATTCGCATTAAAAGACTCAGAAAGCCTTATTCACATGAGGAACTGATGCGTGGAACCCACAACACATAGCATAACAGATATTCCAAATAAAACCCACACCCTTAGGAGTCAAAAGCTGTAAGCTGGGAATGAAGAGCAAAAGAAGGATTGGCGCAAACTGCACCTTCAATTCTTGCCTCAGTTTCAAACGGTAACGTGACAAATTGCAAACTGCATTGAAATTTTGGTGCTGCTGTCACGTTTCAGTCAGGATTCTCCCTTTAACTTCTAAACCAAAGCAGGTTCATATCCGAGTCATTGAAGGTGTCCCATAAAAGAAGCCAACTCCACTGTATTGTGACTCAGTATTAAGGATCTTGTGGCACTTCCCAAACAGATCAAAGGGTTACAAAGTGTCCCAAATCTGCCTCCCTGCCCATACAGATGCCTTTTGTGCTGACTTGTAATTCAGTGACACTACTATTCAATAAACACCAATTTTCTTGCCATATACTAACAAATAATAAGTACTTACGTGCGCACGGTATTTCATACAGCAGTAATTGAAGATACACTTACTTTTTAAGGTAGTAAAATATTAGCAAGAAAGTCTAAATGgagctttttctccatttttttttaatacgcttttgaaaatgggaaaaaagtctccaattaaaaaaaccaccaccttTTCACCTCCTCAATTCAAAGGGTAACTAATAATAATTAATCTCAGAAATGAGTCACTGCTTTTCTCTATGacatttaaaatgataaattaatTCTTACACAGTCATTACTCGCTtgttatctttaaaaagaagcaattaTTACAGTATAGAATGCTACTAATTAATccttgataaaatattttttaaaacttactttaTACAAAGCATAAAGCTGGCATAAGCCAAtcttgaagtttaaaaaaaccgAACCTGTTTATAAAACAGATACTTTTGGCAACTACTGCCTTAGAGAACTCGACTGAAGTTGGTCTGAGTTGGAAAGAGTTTCTTGCAGCATCTCTCTGACACCCTTTGCCTATCACCCTTGTACCTTCTGGTCCTGCAATTAGCGATGCAACAACCAACCCTGTCTCTGCAGTTACCAGATTCCCTCTTCCATTTCTTACCTGAGGTGTTAACGTGATCTGCAGTGGAGCATCAGGAACCACCACAAAGAGTCTCATGAACTGAGCGTAATGTGGCTTCAGTCCTCGTCCCTGAGTCGATGACAGGATGTACAGCGGCATGTCAGAATTGAGGGCTTTGATGGCGGATTCCTTTGGCCCCCCTCCCATCACTTTCATGACCTTATCAGGCCCTGAACACATGAACCTCCTACCACGTGCGTCTTCATATTCAAATCCTACAAAAGCTCGAGCTATGTCATCTCTCCGTCTTCCTCTTCCCATCACAACTGCACTTCTTTTTCCAGGAACAGCCTTGTTAGGTGCAGGCCAGGAATTGGTATCTAAGTCTCCTTCATCTTCAGTTCTCGTCCTGATGACGATGTCCCAAGGCATTAAATAGTTGGTTCCCGGGATAAAGCCTTGTTGATCTAAGCCTGTGTGGAAGTTATAAGCCTTAGCAGGCCCCAGCTTAACCAGTGACCAACTGGAGAATTTGGGCAAAAGGCCTTTGGGGCAGTTAGAATGGAGCATCCCAGGGAGGTACTCGACAGTGGATGCCTGGCGATCTACCAGGCTTGGCCTTTTCTCACTTTTGGAGTCCCCACTCTGCCCATGACTTTCTGCGTTATCCCCTCCACCCTGGGCATCAGGCGGGTAAGTGCCCAAGCTGCCTGTCGACTGACCCAGGCTGAGGGCTAAGCTCAGGCCTGTGCTTTCTCCCTGAGTCTGaggttctttttctttaagtttctCAATCTCGCCTTCTGGAGGGGCAGGAGATGACTCATCCCGAGCAGGTGCCGGATCTGGTGTGCTTGGCTGAAATACGGGAAAGTTGATGTGCTCcagtttcccacagcatttttcttccagcagctATGAGAAAGGAAACATGGTTAACTTTCCATCTTCCACCTCTGAGACGAGGGAGTTCAGAGTCCTAACAGTTAAGATTCAAGAGGTCTGCGCTGCGTGAGAACCAAAGCAGCAATGGGAATACAGCCCACAGACATGATGGATTTAAAATTCACATGAACCAACACACCTGAAGTGTAAATAGATGCTCCTGCATGCATGCACTGGTGAAGAACTGCCCACTCTGGTCAGCCCATCGTGCAAACAGTTTCTGCTCCCAGAAATATCTTCCCCAAGCAACGGTTACAAGTTGATAAGGTTAAAAGGAAACTTGTAGTCACTTCAGGATACAGACTTTGTTGATGAAGCAAAGCAATGCttgaagcaaaaagagaaacCTGATAGTTACCTGGTAGAAGTCATAATTAGCTGCTTTGATATCAAAGGGGTCATCCCGAGGAGCTTGTTTCCTTCCACAGTTACAGGCACCAGTAGAACGAGCCCGGCTGTTGTGGTACAGAACTGGAGGATTTCTGTCCGCTTCTGGCTTTTCCCCTAAAAGCAAAAATCAGTCAAACCCTAGATAAATTGCTCACCATTTCTAGAGATTCTTTAACTCCCTTCATCCACTGCTTCCTCCTCGCTATATACACATGCAAAATTATTTGCCAGCAATGCCGGTTTGTCAAGCAACTCCTCCCTTTCCCACTTTTAATACAAAGTTCCAGTGCAGGTTATACCACTAAACTGAATCTTCTTTGGCTTTACAACCTCTTCCTAAAAGGCATAAATGCCTGCAATAAATGTGTATCAGACAGTTTCTATTCCTTGATTGACATCAAtcaagctatttaaaaaaaaaaaaaaaggggggggagggcatCTATGCTTCCTAGAGAACTTTTGTTCTCTTACACATCTATTGTTAGAAGAACTCCAGTGTAATGCTTCTAATTAACAAGACAGAATCAGTTTCTACTAAAATAAAAGTTACTACTAACAGCAGACTCACTCCTAAACATTATTCAACATAAAGGAACCTGTGCGACAGCTCAGCTATGATTAATCCCACTGTACAAAGATGAAGCTTTAAAGCTGcaaagctttcattttccatAAACATGCAAAAGTCAGTGTTTTCAGCCtaagacatttttaaagcagataaaaaaaCTAAACCATGAAACCCAATTACAAATGAGCTTCTTTACCTGCTTTTGGGAGCAGATGAAACTTATGCACACAGTGCTGGTCAGTTAAACTTCGCTCTTCGCAAAGCTGATGCCCGTTGCTCCAGAACTTGTAACAGTCCTCGTTCAGTTGCATGGCATACTTATGAAAGGCTGGGCCGCGGGCATGCTGACTGTACACACGCAAGGCCTGTGCCAGTTGGTTCTTATGGACCGTCATGGTGTAATTGTGGGGCAGGTTGGATTGATAGGCGCTGTGGGCCATGGGGAGAGCTTTCTGGCAACGGTTTTCCGAGAACTTGGTGTCTATATCTAAATAGCCTTCCAAGACTTTGATGCTGCCCATGATTTTTGAGCTCAGCTCCCCGGTGAGAGAGGTCGGGTCATCATCTTTGCCTTCAATGGTCACTTCGTACAGCTTTAAAGCCGCAGCAACCCACTTCTGGTAGGTCGGAAGCTCGAAGTGAGAGGGCTGCGGGTTCCTCCCCACGCTGTCATCGAAGCCCTTCTTGCTGAGCACCAGCTCCACGTGCTGCCACAAGAACTCCTTGAGGGTACAGTCCACGAGCTGTccagaggagctggagctgctgctgctgctctctgcgTGGAAGgacagctgctgcctgccatgGCGCATCATCTGATACCTCCTGGGTCCCGAGAGGGTGGGAGCCAGCAGCGAGTCGGTCTCTCTCATGGTGCAGTTGTTCCTGAGTTGGTCAAGAAGCATGGCCACGGGATCGTCTCCGTCCTGGGCCCCACCAGCCACAATGTACACGAAAGCCTGGTTGGCAGGCACGGTGAACAGGCAGTTGATGCTCTGGTTGGTTAACACCCTGCTCTTGCGGAAGATGCGGTAGATCTGATCCTCCAGAGCATGTTGCAACCTCCTCTTGGGGGAGTGCTTCTTGGGGGGTGGCTTTTCCAGGTGACCGCAGGGGTCCTGGCCCCTGCCTGGCGGGGGATCCACCTTCAGGGCCCCGTTGagctggaagaggaagaggaggcgcGGAGGGCACGGCCTGCAGTTGAGCTTCCACTCCTTGCCGACCGGGCAGTCTTTGATAGCAGCCTTCAGGGAGGGCAGGACCTTCTGCCGCAGCCCGTCCAGCGCCCTGAAGACGCGGTCGTAGGTGATGTCGAAGGAGCAGGTGGGGTGCACCAGCAGCAGGATGTGGCAGACGGAGAAGAGGTAGAGGAGGCTCAGGCAGTGCAGCTTCTCCTGGTGCTTCCAGAACTCGTGGGCCTCGGCGTGaggcagcggggccgggccgccggAGGGATGCCCGGGCCCGGTTTCCCTGCTCTCGGCCGCCGCCAGATCCCCGCAGGCCCGCAGCAGCTGCGGCGTGTCGCAGATGGAGGTGAGCACCAGGTACAGCACCCGGCTCTCCTGGCTGTAGTAGGCCTGCAGCTGGTTGTAGTCCTTGGCCGCCGgctccccctcctgcccgggAGCTCCGTCCGTCAGCTCGGGGTCCTCCTGCTCGAAGAGGGGGAAGACCTGCCGGTCGCAGACGGTGCTCACCAGGGCCGCCTTCTCGGAGCACAGCTGCAACGCCGTCTTCCCGAAGATGCCCACCACGCACACCTCCTCATCGCCGGCTCCCGGACCCGTCGCCGCGCCGCTTCCCTCGGCGGCGGCCGTGGCGGACAGCAGCAGCTCCCGCAGGTTCACGGgtcccaccgccgccgccgccatggctcccgccgccgccgccccggtcAGGCCGGCCGGCAGCGGCATGGCCCCGCTCCGCCACCGCCTCGCCTGCCCGGAAGGGGCGGTGCCTCGGCCCCGGCCACGCCCCCTGCGCATGCGCGGGCCCCGccctgggtgggagggaggttGGTGTGAGCGAAGCGGACGTCATCACCGCTGGGATGGGGACGCGGTGGTGACGTGGGAGGGGGCTCCACGTGCGGTGGGTGCCAGGCGGCGAGGGGGTGTGCAGAGGCACAACGagagggcggggggggtgggctGCAAGAGACGCAGCGCGGCAACGCTCAGCCGGGAGCGGCGAGACGGCGGAGCGGGCGAGCGTCGGACATGACGTCATCAGCGACGCAACTCTCCCGACGGCCCCGGCTGTTCGGTTCTGCCGTGGGGCCATCGCCGTGCCACCAGAACTCGCTGTGCCACCAGAACTCGCCCTCCACCCTCATCGCTCCGGATAAGCGGCTGCAGCGGCGGGCGAGAGCAGGTCCTTGTCCCGACCGGGAGCCACGGCACGTCGCCCGACCGCCGCGAAAGCTCTCGGTGAACTTGACTTCGGAGGAGGCTTTCGGTCACTTGCCTTTACGCGGCGCGGTCTCCTCACGCGACGGGTGATCCGACACCAGCCAAAAGCGATGCAGAGTGCAGTTGCTTCGTAAGTTCTTAGGCACACGATGGAATTGTTGTGGAAGCTTGCAGCCTTTCACTTCGGTGACATTAGACTGctaaactgctgcttttctttgagCCAGCATAATTACCCTCAAGAtctcttttgttaaaaaaaaataaatgtaaaaacacTACGGAATTTTAGcagacacacacatatttatattacaagaagcagcagtgctgggagcaTCACAGTCCCCGCTTCAGCAGTGGCCAGGTAGCAAAAGAGTCACAAAatttcatgtttgtttgttgttttgttttttttttttccattaacagAGAAGGTGCAACCAGATTGAGACACATTAGAAAGACACtgcctttaaaaagcagaaatctgcTAATGGGATTTCTTAATTCCCTGTTCTCACATGCACCGGATTTACTTACAAATGCATATGCCTGAGTGATATAAAAATGGGATTCAAGTGGCTTCCTGACCacaaatggaaaatactttGTTCCATAAACCTACTTTTGTTCATCAAAGCTGTTGGCTGCGCTTAACCGGGCAGGCGAGGGACTCTTTGGATGAGCCATCtgtcaaaacaagaaaagggtCAGATCTTGGAGGATGAACTTAGTGCTAATTATGACCAAGATAAAATATAGTGCAATTCTTAACTGAcaccacaaaagaaaacagacgcagcaaatccttaaaaatacattattaaccCTCAGGTTTTGTTCTCCTGCAAACCGGAACTACGGAGTTAGAGATTGCATCGAGGCACTAGAATGGCCAtcaaaaaaagcaacttttcaTCTTCGCATCGTCAAATAACCTGCTGAAAGAT encodes the following:
- the SMG8 gene encoding nonsense-mediated mRNA decay factor SMG8; translated protein: MRRGRGRGRGTAPSGQARRWRSGAMPLPAGLTGAAAAGAMAAAAVGPVNLRELLLSATAAAEGSGAATGPGAGDEEVCVVGIFGKTALQLCSEKAALVSTVCDRQVFPLFEQEDPELTDGAPGQEGEPAAKDYNQLQAYYSQESRVLYLVLTSICDTPQLLRACGDLAAAESRETGPGHPSGGPAPLPHAEAHEFWKHQEKLHCLSLLYLFSVCHILLLVHPTCSFDITYDRVFRALDGLRQKVLPSLKAAIKDCPVGKEWKLNCRPCPPRLLFLFQLNGALKVDPPPGRGQDPCGHLEKPPPKKHSPKRRLQHALEDQIYRIFRKSRVLTNQSINCLFTVPANQAFVYIVAGGAQDGDDPVAMLLDQLRNNCTMRETDSLLAPTLSGPRRYQMMRHGRQQLSFHAESSSSSSSSSGQLVDCTLKEFLWQHVELVLSKKGFDDSVGRNPQPSHFELPTYQKWVAAALKLYEVTIEGKDDDPTSLTGELSSKIMGSIKVLEGYLDIDTKFSENRCQKALPMAHSAYQSNLPHNYTMTVHKNQLAQALRVYSQHARGPAFHKYAMQLNEDCYKFWSNGHQLCEERSLTDQHCVHKFHLLPKAGEKPEADRNPPVLYHNSRARSTGACNCGRKQAPRDDPFDIKAANYDFYQLLEEKCCGKLEHINFPVFQPSTPDPAPARDESSPAPPEGEIEKLKEKEPQTQGESTGLSLALSLGQSTGSLGTYPPDAQGGGDNAESHGQSGDSKSEKRPSLVDRQASTVEYLPGMLHSNCPKGLLPKFSSWSLVKLGPAKAYNFHTGLDQQGFIPGTNYLMPWDIVIRTRTEDEGDLDTNSWPAPNKAVPGKRSAVVMGRGRRRDDIARAFVGFEYEDARGRRFMCSGPDKVMKVMGGGPKESAIKALNSDMPLYILSSTQGRGLKPHYAQFMRLFVVVPDAPLQITLTPQVQPGPPPCPVFYPEKQEITLPPDGLWVLRFPYAYVTERGPCFPPKESQQLMSYKVLRGILKAITQ